A genome region from Rhodopseudomonas boonkerdii includes the following:
- a CDS encoding PQQ-dependent sugar dehydrogenase: MKSILNRSVVARSVLACAVILATVGIAQVSAQQKLKSYKSDTKDFWTNPPDDWFLGDETEAQKGLAPPSGPPTGASDKELADMMTKIKLPAGFKIEVYASGVLAARQMAWGDNGTLFVGSFGIGNVYAITDKGGKKEVKTVLKGMKMPTGIAFQNGALYVIDIDKLIRYDNAEANLDNLGKGTVVYDDMPSYAAHGWKYLAPDKDGWFYVPFGPPFNIGIPPTSLSQIRRVDPKTGNAEIVALGVRNSVGGDVDPRTGKYWFTENARDWISDDLPSDKLNMITRLGEHFGYPHCHQGDMPDPKFAMGHQCSEFTPPVLNLGAHVAPLGMKFYTGDMFPAEYKNNIFIAEHGSWNRHKYQGARIKRVIADPDGKNAKQEIFASGWIEGDQGYLGRPADVVLAKDGSLLIADDWAGAVYRISYAK; encoded by the coding sequence ATGAAGTCGATACTGAATCGATCCGTTGTTGCACGATCCGTTCTTGCATGCGCTGTGATCCTCGCCACTGTTGGGATCGCCCAGGTCAGCGCGCAGCAGAAGCTCAAGAGCTACAAATCTGATACCAAGGATTTTTGGACCAATCCGCCCGATGACTGGTTCCTCGGCGACGAGACCGAGGCGCAGAAAGGCCTGGCGCCGCCGTCTGGCCCACCGACCGGTGCTTCGGACAAAGAACTCGCCGACATGATGACGAAGATCAAGTTGCCGGCGGGCTTCAAGATCGAGGTCTATGCCTCCGGCGTGCTGGCCGCGCGGCAGATGGCATGGGGCGATAACGGCACGCTGTTCGTGGGGTCGTTCGGCATCGGCAATGTCTACGCGATCACCGACAAGGGCGGGAAGAAAGAAGTCAAGACGGTCCTCAAGGGCATGAAGATGCCGACCGGCATCGCATTCCAGAACGGCGCGCTCTATGTGATCGATATCGACAAGCTGATCCGCTACGACAATGCGGAAGCCAATCTCGACAATCTCGGCAAGGGGACCGTCGTCTATGACGACATGCCCTCCTATGCCGCGCATGGCTGGAAATATCTCGCACCCGACAAGGACGGCTGGTTCTATGTGCCTTTCGGGCCGCCCTTCAATATCGGCATCCCGCCGACGTCGCTGTCGCAGATCCGCCGTGTCGATCCGAAGACCGGCAATGCCGAGATCGTGGCGCTCGGCGTGCGTAACAGTGTCGGAGGCGACGTCGATCCGCGCACCGGCAAATACTGGTTCACGGAGAATGCGCGCGACTGGATCAGCGACGACCTGCCGAGCGACAAGCTCAACATGATCACCAGGCTCGGCGAGCACTTCGGCTATCCGCATTGTCACCAGGGCGACATGCCGGATCCGAAATTCGCCATGGGACACCAGTGTTCGGAATTCACACCACCGGTGCTCAATCTCGGCGCTCACGTGGCGCCGCTCGGCATGAAGTTCTACACCGGCGACATGTTTCCCGCCGAGTACAAGAACAACATCTTCATCGCCGAGCACGGCTCCTGGAACCGGCACAAATATCAGGGTGCGCGGATCAAGCGTGTGATCGCTGACCCCGATGGCAAGAATGCCAAGCAGGAGATTTTTGCCTCCGGCTGGATCGAGGGCGATCAGGGTTATCTCGGCCGTCCCGCCGATGTGGTGTTGGCGAAGGATGGCTCGCTGCTGATCGCGGATGACTGGGCCGGTGCGGTTTACCGGATCTCTTACGCGAAGTGA